One Hevea brasiliensis isolate MT/VB/25A 57/8 chromosome 5, ASM3005281v1, whole genome shotgun sequence genomic region harbors:
- the LOC110652950 gene encoding PHD finger protein ALFIN-LIKE 1, whose product MEMASSRRTVDEIFDDFTARRAGIVRALTNDVDEFYVLCDPEKENLCLYGHPNETWEVNLPAEEVPPELPEPALGINFARDGMDRKDWLSLVAVHSDSWLISVAFYFGARLDRNERKRLFNLINDLPTVFEVVTGRKPVKEKPSADSGSKSRGSVKRSSDVQAVKSNPKLTEEVYEADEDEHNETLCGSCGGSYSADEFWIGCDICERWFHGKCVKITPAKAESIKQYKCPSCSLKRNRQ is encoded by the exons ATGGAAATGGCCTCCAGTCGGCGAACCGTAGATGAGATCTTCGATGATTTCACTGCTAGAAGAGCTGGTATTGTTCGTGCTTTAACTAACG ATGTGGATGAATTCTATGTACTCTGTGATCCAG AAAAGGAGAATTTATGTCTATATGGGCATCCAAACGAAACCTGGGAAGTAAATCTGCCAGCTGAGGAAGTTCCACCTGAGCTTCCTGAACCAGCCCTTGGAATCAATTTCGCAAGAGATGGCATGGACCGAAAAGACTGGCTTTCACTGGTTGCCGTGCATAGTGATTCATGGTTGATTTCTGTGGCATTCTATTTTGGAGCTCGTCTTGATCGCAATGAGAG GAAACGGCTATTTAACTTGATCAATGATCTGCCCACTGTCTTTGAGGTTGTAACAGGAAGGAAGCCTGTAAAAGAAAAGCCCAGTGCAGATAGTGGAAGCAAATCAAGAGGCAGTGTAAAG AGATCAAGCGATGTTCAAGCAGTGAAGAGCAATCCTAAGCTTACAGAAGAGGTTTATGAGGCTGATGAAGATGAACATAACGAAACCCTATGTGGGAGTTGTGGTGGCAGTTATAGCGCAGATGAATTCTGGATTGGCTGTGACATCTGTGAGAGGTGGTTCCATGGAAAGTGCGTGAAGATAACACCTGCTAAGGCTGAGAGTATCAAGCAATACAAGTGCCCATCTTGCAGCCTTAAGAGGAACAGACAGTAA